In the genome of Saprospira sp. CCB-QB6, one region contains:
- a CDS encoding tetratricopeptide repeat protein — protein MADQPIKTELQDFDVDQFRDQTAETFEKYKNVIIGALTAVLIIGVGYYAYSNLYMKPKNENANKAIFKAEAMFEKDSFLLALNGSGAALAGQMGGSYEGFLDIIANYSGTEAANRAHYGAGVSLLRLGKAEEAIKYLEAYDGKDGATQATAYGLLGDAYSELNDNEQALSYYKKAMNESPNEMITPIFMRKAAFLQETNMNDASSALALYKEIEQKYPEAAERLNIAKDVVRLEQGK, from the coding sequence ATGGCAGATCAACCCATAAAAACAGAGCTTCAAGATTTTGATGTAGATCAGTTTCGTGATCAAACGGCAGAAACTTTTGAGAAGTATAAGAACGTGATTATTGGCGCTTTGACCGCCGTTTTGATTATTGGTGTGGGCTATTATGCCTACAGCAACCTCTATATGAAGCCTAAGAATGAAAATGCTAATAAGGCGATTTTTAAGGCAGAGGCGATGTTTGAAAAAGACTCTTTTCTTTTGGCGCTAAATGGTTCTGGTGCTGCTTTGGCTGGTCAGATGGGAGGCAGTTATGAAGGTTTTCTAGACATTATTGCTAACTATAGTGGTACTGAGGCGGCTAATCGTGCGCATTACGGTGCTGGAGTTTCTTTGCTTCGCTTGGGTAAGGCTGAGGAGGCGATCAAGTACTTGGAAGCTTATGATGGTAAGGATGGTGCGACTCAGGCTACTGCTTATGGGCTTTTGGGTGATGCTTATTCTGAGCTTAACGATAATGAGCAGGCTTTGAGTTATTATAAAAAGGCGATGAATGAGAGTCCAAATGAAATGATTACGCCTATTTTCATGCGTAAGGCTGCTTTTTTGCAAGAGACCAACATGAATGATGCGAGTAGTGCATTGGCGCTTTATAAAGAGATTGAGCAAAAGTATCCTGAGGCTGCAGAGCGTTTGAACATTGCTAAGGATGTTGTTCGCTTGGAGCAAGGAAAATAA
- the aroQ gene encoding type II 3-dehydroquinate dehydratase translates to MKDLLIMNGPNLNLLGKREPEVYGSANFEEILDQIKADMGELLLPYRLHYFQSNHEGALLDQLHAVGFDYLGIVFNPGAYAHTSIALADAVRGISRPVVEVHISNVHQREAYRRHSYMAEAAVGVISGLGWRGYALGLRYLIEQFGQEV, encoded by the coding sequence ATGAAAGATCTATTGATAATGAATGGGCCAAACCTCAATTTATTGGGGAAGCGGGAGCCTGAAGTATATGGTTCTGCTAACTTTGAGGAGATCTTGGACCAAATAAAAGCCGATATGGGCGAGCTATTGCTCCCCTATCGGCTACATTATTTCCAATCGAATCATGAAGGAGCCTTATTGGACCAACTACATGCCGTTGGTTTTGACTATTTGGGGATTGTTTTTAATCCCGGGGCCTATGCCCATACCTCCATCGCCTTAGCGGATGCCGTTCGGGGCATTAGTCGGCCCGTAGTAGAGGTACATATTTCCAATGTTCATCAGCGGGAAGCTTACAGGCGACATTCCTATATGGCAGAGGCGGCCGTAGGTGTCATTTCGGGTTTAGGTTGGCGGGGGTATGCCTTGGGCCTACGTTATTTAATCGAGCAATTCGGCCAAGAAGTCTAA
- a CDS encoding TlpA family protein disulfide reductase produces the protein MNKLLFSLSFLFLLNGSLFAQSNKTLPELLSSHSFTSADGQSEKSLADILAQHKGKVIYIDFWASWCGPCKKEMPSSKKLHEELGDEVVFLYLSVDDKADAWQKALDKLEIRQTGEHWRRGGKDSKELLRFFYIYSIPHYLIVDTEGQFVDRDALRPSDPKAAKKLQKWVKKAK, from the coding sequence ATGAACAAGCTACTCTTCTCTCTTAGTTTTCTTTTCCTACTTAATGGTTCTCTCTTTGCCCAATCCAACAAAACCTTACCCGAACTGTTAAGTAGTCATTCTTTCACCTCTGCCGATGGCCAAAGCGAAAAAAGCCTAGCCGATATTTTGGCCCAACACAAAGGTAAAGTCATTTATATTGATTTTTGGGCCAGCTGGTGCGGGCCCTGCAAAAAAGAAATGCCCAGCTCTAAAAAATTACATGAAGAACTAGGCGATGAAGTCGTTTTCCTCTACCTTTCTGTAGATGACAAAGCCGATGCTTGGCAAAAAGCCCTCGATAAACTAGAAATCCGCCAAACTGGCGAACACTGGAGAAGAGGAGGCAAAGACAGTAAAGAACTACTTCGTTTTTTTTATATTTATAGCATTCCTCATTACCTGATTGTTGATACTGAAGGCCAATTTGTCGATAGAGATGCCCTTCGTCCCTCAGATCCTAAAGCAGCCAAAAAACTCCAAAAGTGGGTCAAAAAGGCTAAATAG
- a CDS encoding alkene reductase encodes MSILDPVQLGPLTLKNAVFMAPLTRSRADNPERVPTALHQEYYAQRASAGLLISEGLPISDRAGGYLFVPGIYTPAQVEAWKAVTAAVKAKGGHFFAQIWHVGRVSHPDLMNGQALLAPSALATGSKSRTHEGLKLSPVPKAMDQEDIQAVIAQFKQAAANALAAGFDGVELHTSNGYLFHQFFANSANQRQDKYGGSIANRARFLFEVLEAVQEVCPLERVGLRFNPMLDGHIGIDVDKETIPFFDYLLDKLNDYPLAYVHLTRPGQAFAHRQLATQEKDPNLFIQDVIGHYRQIYKGFLVANGGYTAETAAEELAQNRANAIAFGKAFISNPDLVQRMASNAAWTPWNSDTFYTQGPEGYIDYPFLEEG; translated from the coding sequence ATGTCTATTCTTGATCCCGTCCAATTGGGCCCATTAACGCTAAAGAATGCCGTATTTATGGCGCCGCTCACTCGAAGTCGAGCCGATAATCCAGAAAGGGTACCCACGGCCTTACATCAGGAATATTATGCACAGCGAGCTTCTGCTGGCCTCCTCATTTCAGAGGGCTTGCCCATTTCTGATCGAGCTGGAGGCTATTTGTTTGTGCCTGGAATTTATACCCCTGCTCAAGTAGAGGCTTGGAAAGCGGTAACAGCAGCTGTAAAAGCTAAAGGCGGCCACTTTTTTGCCCAAATTTGGCATGTGGGCCGAGTCTCTCATCCCGATTTGATGAATGGACAGGCACTTTTGGCTCCTTCAGCTCTTGCTACGGGCAGTAAGAGCCGCACCCATGAAGGGCTCAAGCTTTCTCCTGTTCCTAAGGCCATGGACCAAGAAGATATTCAGGCTGTCATTGCCCAGTTTAAGCAAGCTGCTGCCAATGCTTTGGCCGCTGGCTTTGATGGGGTAGAGCTACATACGAGTAATGGTTACCTCTTCCATCAGTTTTTTGCCAATTCGGCTAACCAACGCCAAGATAAATATGGGGGGAGCATCGCCAATAGAGCGCGCTTCCTTTTTGAGGTCCTCGAGGCGGTCCAAGAAGTTTGTCCCCTAGAACGAGTTGGCCTGCGCTTCAATCCTATGTTAGATGGTCATATCGGTATTGATGTGGATAAAGAAACGATCCCCTTTTTTGATTACCTTTTGGATAAACTCAATGATTATCCCTTGGCCTATGTGCATCTGACTCGGCCTGGTCAAGCCTTTGCGCATCGCCAACTGGCCACGCAAGAGAAGGACCCCAATTTGTTTATTCAAGATGTTATTGGTCATTATCGCCAAATCTACAAAGGCTTTTTAGTGGCCAATGGCGGCTATACAGCTGAGACGGCAGCAGAAGAACTGGCCCAAAATCGAGCGAATGCCATTGCTTTTGGCAAAGCCTTTATCTCTAATCCAGATTTGGTGCAGCGAATGGCTAGCAATGCGGCTTGGACGCCTTGGAATTCCGATACTTTTTATACTCAAGGCCCAGAAGGTTATATAGATTACCCCTTTTTAGAAGAGGGCTAG
- a CDS encoding CBS domain-containing protein: MGEERVRLASSSSKSDMQHFVRQLLQDVQAFETMLGGDWFEDDVMRIGAEQEMCLIDKHYKPACTAMQILEEFHPDWLTTELAQFNLEINLSPQRFEGEALFNMETELRQRLGELAKVAARHDSRLLLTGILPSLRKFDLHMSKLTPKERYAALMHALRKMRGSDYELHIVGIDELIVRHDSPLLEASNTSFQVHLQVRPQDFVKMYNIAQAITGPVLAMAANSPLLFGKRLWHESRIALFQQSIDNRKSRDHLRDQSPRVTFGHDWLHKSALEIYKEDITRFRIILGTDIEEDSLERLAEKVAPKLKALQVHNGTVYRWNRPCYGISGNGKPHLRIENRVFGAGPTVIDEMANSAFWLGLMEGMALAHDDITKLMSFDDARDNFIKAAKMGIDSEFTWTGDKKVNARTLVLEELLPMARAGLEHRNIHPLHIDRYLGIMEERVRRHSNGARWILRTFSKFKKETSVDESLTTITAAIYEHQTQSRPVHEWEIPELGQFHQYDPSKLLVEEFMSTDLVTVHQDDIVEYAYSLMDWNDLNYLPVEDEEGHLQGVVTAKSIMRYLSNPNKDKNKTVGDIMRRNPKTVAPQNTITEVMKMMRKEGVKILPVLKNKELIGLISEENFVDMSRRLIDRLSKE; this comes from the coding sequence ATGGGAGAAGAACGTGTACGATTAGCTAGCTCCAGTAGTAAGAGCGATATGCAGCATTTTGTGCGGCAGTTACTACAAGACGTTCAAGCATTTGAAACGATGCTAGGGGGCGATTGGTTTGAGGATGATGTGATGCGCATTGGGGCCGAGCAAGAAATGTGTTTAATTGATAAGCATTATAAGCCAGCTTGTACTGCTATGCAAATTTTGGAAGAGTTTCATCCAGATTGGTTGACCACCGAGCTGGCGCAATTCAATTTAGAGATCAATCTTTCTCCTCAGCGTTTTGAGGGCGAGGCCCTATTTAATATGGAAACCGAGTTGCGTCAGCGATTGGGCGAGTTGGCCAAGGTGGCTGCTCGGCACGACAGTCGTTTGTTGCTCACGGGCATTTTGCCCTCTTTACGCAAATTTGATTTGCACATGAGCAAGCTTACGCCCAAAGAGCGTTATGCGGCCTTGATGCATGCTTTGCGCAAAATGCGGGGCAGTGATTATGAATTGCATATTGTAGGAATTGATGAATTGATTGTGCGGCATGATTCGCCCTTGTTAGAGGCTAGTAATACTAGTTTTCAGGTACATTTACAGGTTCGTCCGCAGGATTTTGTCAAAATGTATAACATTGCTCAGGCGATCACGGGGCCAGTCTTGGCAATGGCCGCCAACTCGCCCCTGCTCTTTGGCAAACGGCTCTGGCATGAGTCTAGAATTGCGCTTTTTCAGCAATCTATTGATAATAGAAAGAGCCGAGATCACCTGCGCGATCAGAGTCCACGGGTAACCTTTGGACATGATTGGTTACATAAGTCGGCCCTAGAGATTTACAAAGAAGACATTACCCGTTTCCGCATCATTTTGGGAACCGATATTGAGGAAGATTCTCTAGAACGCTTGGCTGAAAAAGTAGCGCCTAAGCTAAAGGCCTTGCAAGTGCACAATGGTACAGTTTATCGTTGGAATCGCCCTTGTTATGGTATTTCGGGCAATGGCAAACCGCACCTTCGGATAGAGAACCGCGTCTTCGGTGCAGGCCCCACAGTAATTGACGAAATGGCCAACTCGGCCTTTTGGTTGGGCTTGATGGAAGGCATGGCTTTGGCGCATGATGACATCACCAAACTCATGAGTTTTGATGATGCTCGAGACAACTTTATCAAGGCGGCTAAGATGGGAATTGATTCTGAATTTACTTGGACGGGCGACAAAAAGGTCAATGCTCGTACCTTGGTTTTAGAAGAGCTTTTGCCTATGGCCAGAGCGGGTTTAGAGCATCGCAACATTCATCCGCTGCATATTGATCGCTATTTGGGCATCATGGAAGAACGAGTGCGTCGACATAGTAATGGCGCCCGTTGGATTCTGCGCACCTTCTCTAAATTTAAGAAAGAAACTAGCGTAGATGAAAGCTTGACCACTATTACAGCAGCCATTTATGAGCATCAAACACAGAGTCGGCCCGTGCATGAATGGGAAATTCCAGAGCTAGGACAATTTCACCAATACGATCCCTCTAAACTACTAGTAGAAGAGTTTATGAGCACCGATTTGGTTACCGTTCATCAGGATGATATTGTGGAGTATGCCTACAGCCTTATGGACTGGAACGACCTCAACTACCTGCCCGTAGAAGATGAAGAGGGGCACTTACAGGGCGTAGTCACCGCAAAATCGATTATGCGTTACTTATCGAACCCGAATAAAGATAAGAATAAAACGGTGGGCGATATCATGCGCCGCAATCCCAAAACGGTAGCCCCGCAAAATACCATTACAGAAGTCATGAAAATGATGCGAAAAGAGGGAGTAAAAATTTTACCCGTTCTAAAGAATAAAGAACTAATTGGCCTAATCTCTGAAGAAAACTTTGTAGATATGTCGCGACGATTGATTGATCGTCTTTCAAAAGAATAA
- a CDS encoding FMN-binding glutamate synthase family protein — protein sequence MTINNLPQKFLAVSLLLFAATAITAYFISIHFLWALLILVPLFVMGVQDMIQTDHAIRKTHPLLGRLRYFLESLRPAIRQYFIESDLDNTPFNRRKRSLIYQRAKKAKETVPFGTQLNIYDEGYEWMTHSTYPLDFDSIEQNPKVSVGGPDCKQPYDLSIFNISAMSFGSLSANAVMAMNKGAAKGGFAQNTGEGGVSPYHLSQGGDLIWQIGTGYFGCRADDGNFDPDKFAKTVDHPDIKMVEIKLSQGAKPGHGGILPAQKNTPEIAKIRGVQAGTDVLSPPYHKAFQGPEGLLQFVAQLRQLSKGRPVGFKLCIGSEIEFYDLCKAMVKTGIKPDFITIDGGEGGTGAAPVEFSDSLGMPLRDGLSFAVDTLRGFDLKKDIKVLAAGKISCGFDLAKTLALGADACYSARAMMMAVGCIQALECHTNKCPTGVATQDKQLMKGLYIPDKAERIYSFHKKTVHALVELLAAAGMKDPSELSRRHILRRISMSEVRRYDQLYPEIPIGCLLEGQEGCLPDLYRKEMLQYLENGSNYE from the coding sequence ATGACGATTAACAACTTACCTCAAAAATTTCTGGCCGTATCGCTACTGCTTTTTGCCGCCACCGCGATTACGGCCTATTTTATCTCCATTCACTTCCTTTGGGCGCTACTCATTTTGGTCCCTCTCTTTGTGATGGGAGTTCAAGATATGATCCAAACGGATCATGCCATTCGTAAAACACACCCTCTACTTGGCCGTCTGCGCTACTTTCTAGAAAGCCTGCGCCCAGCTATCCGCCAATATTTTATTGAGTCGGACCTAGACAATACCCCTTTCAACCGACGCAAACGCTCTCTCATTTATCAAAGAGCCAAAAAAGCCAAAGAAACAGTCCCTTTTGGAACCCAACTCAATATCTACGATGAAGGCTACGAATGGATGACCCACTCAACCTACCCCCTAGACTTTGATAGTATTGAACAAAATCCTAAAGTCTCTGTGGGGGGACCAGATTGTAAACAACCCTACGATCTTAGCATTTTCAATATCTCCGCCATGAGCTTTGGCTCCCTCTCCGCCAATGCCGTTATGGCCATGAATAAAGGCGCCGCCAAAGGCGGCTTTGCCCAAAATACTGGCGAAGGCGGAGTCAGTCCCTACCACCTCTCTCAAGGTGGAGACCTCATCTGGCAAATTGGTACAGGCTACTTTGGCTGCCGAGCAGATGACGGCAATTTTGATCCCGATAAGTTTGCCAAAACAGTGGATCATCCCGATATCAAAATGGTAGAGATTAAACTTTCTCAAGGCGCAAAACCTGGACATGGCGGTATTCTCCCCGCTCAAAAAAACACTCCCGAAATCGCTAAAATCCGTGGTGTTCAAGCTGGAACAGATGTCCTCTCGCCACCCTACCACAAAGCATTTCAAGGACCAGAAGGCTTACTCCAGTTTGTAGCTCAACTCCGCCAACTTTCTAAAGGCCGCCCTGTTGGCTTTAAGCTCTGCATCGGCTCCGAAATTGAATTTTACGACCTCTGCAAAGCCATGGTCAAAACAGGCATCAAACCCGACTTTATTACTATTGATGGTGGAGAAGGCGGTACCGGAGCAGCTCCTGTAGAATTCTCAGATTCATTAGGAATGCCTCTACGCGATGGGCTTAGCTTTGCCGTGGATACGCTTCGTGGCTTTGATCTTAAAAAAGATATTAAGGTGCTAGCAGCAGGTAAAATTAGCTGTGGCTTTGATTTGGCTAAAACCCTAGCCCTAGGGGCCGATGCTTGTTATAGCGCTAGAGCCATGATGATGGCCGTAGGTTGTATTCAGGCCCTAGAATGCCATACAAATAAATGCCCCACAGGAGTCGCTACTCAAGATAAACAACTCATGAAAGGCTTATATATTCCAGATAAAGCTGAACGCATTTACTCTTTTCATAAAAAAACAGTACATGCTTTGGTCGAGTTACTTGCTGCTGCAGGCATGAAAGACCCCTCAGAATTGTCTAGAAGACATATTCTTAGACGGATTTCTATGAGTGAGGTACGCAGATATGACCAACTTTATCCAGAAATCCCCATTGGCTGTTTATTGGAGGGCCAAGAAGGCTGCCTACCCGACCTTTACCGAAAAGAAATGTTACAGTATCTCGAAAACGGCTCTAATTATGAATAA